From a region of the Gemmatimonadota bacterium genome:
- the pnp gene encoding polyribonucleotide nucleotidyltransferase, whose translation MIQRMERQFAGRTLSLEIGRMAKLAQGSCLVQYGDTVVLCAATVQDKPTHLPFFPLTIEYREKSYAAGKIPGGFFKREGRPGEKEILAARQIDRPIRPLFPSGFKNETQIACFILSADQENDADVLALLGTSVALNMSKIPFNTTVAAVRVGRIKDTWVLNPTFQQLEYSDIDIVVAGSAEAITMVEGGALEVPESEILEALEVAHAGIKELCVLQDELLEGHRVPDMEWTPVEPDAELRDKVEGMAAAKVAEALNLGDKQERNQAMAAVTEDVVATLTEEDEQYAEHEKDIGEVLRGIEKKTMRRQILDKGERADGRGLDDIRPITSEVGVLPRTHGSALFTRGQTQALAVITLGTSRDEQRIDSIDSREEVTKSFMLHYNFPPFSVGEARPFRGTSRREVGHGNLAERAIQPLLPAYDDFPYTIRIVSDILESNGSSSMATVCGSSLALMDAGVPIKGACAGVAMGLIKEGDDVAILTDILGLEDALGDMDFKVAGTREGVTSIQMDIKIQGLTVDILSEALERARKGRLHILDLMDQALNEPRSDLSAYAPRIVSIQINPEKIGEIIGPKGKTIRAIQDESGATIDIDDSGLVKIAAVSSEAGARAREMIEAIVKDPEVGRIYEGPVKNTTTFGAFIEIMPGTEGLCHISELQEGRTEKTEDVLRKGDITKVKLLSIDEKGRLRLSRKAALAELAAATEDGDGAAEGGGDDAGPEGVDEAVKTAGA comes from the coding sequence ATGATTCAGAGGATGGAGCGCCAGTTCGCAGGACGGACGTTGTCGCTCGAAATCGGCCGCATGGCCAAACTCGCGCAGGGCTCCTGCCTGGTGCAGTACGGCGATACGGTGGTGCTGTGCGCGGCCACGGTTCAGGACAAGCCAACGCACCTCCCATTTTTCCCCCTCACGATCGAATACCGTGAAAAGTCGTATGCGGCGGGCAAGATTCCCGGCGGCTTCTTCAAGCGCGAAGGACGCCCGGGTGAGAAAGAGATTCTTGCCGCCCGCCAGATCGACCGACCAATCCGGCCCCTGTTTCCGAGCGGGTTCAAGAACGAGACGCAGATCGCGTGCTTCATCTTGTCGGCGGACCAGGAAAACGACGCGGACGTCCTCGCTCTGCTGGGTACCTCGGTGGCGCTCAACATGTCGAAGATTCCGTTCAATACGACGGTGGCCGCGGTCCGAGTGGGCCGCATCAAGGACACGTGGGTGTTGAACCCGACCTTCCAGCAACTCGAGTACTCCGACATCGACATCGTCGTAGCGGGTTCCGCGGAGGCGATCACGATGGTCGAGGGAGGTGCGCTCGAGGTGCCAGAGAGTGAGATCCTCGAGGCGCTCGAGGTCGCGCATGCCGGCATCAAGGAGCTTTGCGTCCTCCAGGACGAGCTTCTCGAAGGCCATCGCGTGCCAGACATGGAATGGACGCCTGTCGAGCCGGACGCCGAGCTGAGGGACAAGGTCGAAGGCATGGCCGCCGCCAAGGTCGCCGAGGCGCTGAACCTCGGTGACAAGCAGGAGCGGAATCAGGCGATGGCAGCGGTGACCGAGGACGTCGTCGCGACGCTCACCGAGGAGGACGAGCAGTACGCGGAGCACGAGAAGGACATCGGCGAAGTCCTGCGCGGCATCGAGAAGAAGACGATGCGTCGACAGATCCTCGACAAGGGCGAACGCGCCGATGGACGGGGTCTGGACGACATCCGTCCGATCACGAGCGAAGTCGGCGTGCTTCCGCGCACGCACGGTTCGGCGCTCTTCACGCGTGGTCAGACCCAAGCGCTCGCCGTGATAACGCTTGGCACGTCACGGGACGAGCAGCGAATCGACTCGATCGACTCCCGAGAGGAAGTAACCAAGTCGTTTATGCTGCACTACAACTTCCCGCCCTTCTCGGTCGGTGAGGCGCGCCCGTTCCGCGGTACGTCACGTCGTGAGGTCGGCCACGGGAACCTAGCGGAGCGCGCGATTCAGCCCCTCTTGCCCGCGTACGATGACTTCCCCTACACGATCCGGATCGTCTCGGACATCCTTGAGTCGAACGGTTCGTCCTCCATGGCGACGGTGTGCGGTTCTTCACTCGCGCTCATGGACGCGGGCGTTCCCATCAAGGGCGCGTGCGCGGGCGTAGCGATGGGCCTGATCAAGGAGGGTGACGACGTCGCGATCCTCACGGACATCCTCGGGCTCGAGGACGCGCTCGGCGACATGGACTTCAAGGTCGCCGGCACACGTGAGGGTGTGACCTCGATCCAGATGGACATCAAGATCCAGGGTCTCACGGTGGACATCCTCAGTGAGGCGCTCGAGCGCGCGCGCAAGGGTCGGCTTCACATTCTCGACCTGATGGACCAGGCGCTCAATGAGCCGCGCAGCGATCTCTCTGCCTACGCGCCGCGCATCGTGTCGATCCAGATCAACCCCGAGAAGATCGGTGAGATCATCGGCCCGAAGGGCAAGACGATCCGGGCGATCCAGGACGAGTCGGGTGCCACGATCGACATCGACGACAGCGGTCTCGTGAAGATCGCCGCAGTCTCGAGCGAGGCGGGGGCGCGGGCTCGGGAGATGATTGAAGCGATCGTGAAGGACCCCGAGGTGGGCCGGATCTACGAGGGTCCGGTGAAGAACACCACTACGTTCGGTGCCTTCATCGAGATCATGCCTGGCACGGAAGGCCTGTGTCATATCTCGGAGTTACAGGAAGGCCGCACCGAGAAGACCGAGGACGTGCTCAGGAAGGGCGACATCACGAAGGTCAAGCTGCTCTCGATCGACGAGAAGGGTCGCCTCAGGCTGTCGAGAAAGGCTGCCCTGGCGGAGCTGGCCGCGGCGACCGAAGACGGCGACGGCGCAGCCGAGGGGGGTGGCGATGACGCCGGGCCCGAGGGTGTGGACGAGGCGGTCAAGACCGCCGGCGCCTGA
- the rpsO gene encoding 30S ribosomal protein S15: MAIVKEEIIQKYQLHDNDRGSTPVQIAILTARINDLRSHFDAHKKDHHSRRGLLKMVGRRRRLLEYMKKTDVEKYRGLIKDLGLRH; encoded by the coding sequence ATGGCGATCGTCAAGGAAGAGATTATCCAGAAGTACCAGCTCCACGACAACGATCGTGGAAGCACCCCGGTCCAGATCGCGATCCTCACGGCTCGAATCAACGATCTGCGGAGCCACTTCGACGCCCATAAGAAGGATCACCACAGCCGCCGCGGCCTGCTCAAGATGGTCGGGCGTCGTCGTCGCCTTCTCGAGTACATGAAGAAAACGGACGTCGAGAAGTACCGCGGCCTGATCAAAGATCTAGGCCTGCGGCATTAG
- a CDS encoding bifunctional riboflavin kinase/FAD synthetase, with translation MTAAVRWAYPPGIPTDKGTVVTVGTFDGVHRGHWAVLEEIRERARAADRRSVLVTFDPHPLRIVRPEHAPPLLTTPLEKKEILAESGLEYAVFIAFTETLSRYSPRRFVEEILVDRLHVEELVIGYDHGFGRDRSGNADTLREIGADLGFEVDVVPPVEAGKEAVSSTRIREAVADGRMEEARMCLGRSYSIRGVVVRGDGRGRGLGFPTANLEVSASEKLIPPSGIYAVRGVLKQGTYVGALHLGPRPTFMGSPPSIELHLLDFDGDIYGEVVRVDFVQYLRPVSPFDSAEALIEQMRADVDLARRVVDEDPGFP, from the coding sequence GTGACCGCGGCCGTGCGCTGGGCGTACCCACCGGGCATCCCCACAGACAAGGGGACCGTCGTCACGGTCGGCACGTTCGACGGTGTTCACCGCGGACACTGGGCCGTGCTCGAGGAGATCCGAGAACGTGCGCGTGCTGCCGACCGTCGCAGCGTCCTCGTGACCTTCGATCCACACCCGCTGCGGATCGTGAGGCCGGAGCATGCACCGCCGCTGCTGACGACGCCGCTCGAGAAGAAGGAGATCCTGGCGGAGAGCGGGCTCGAATACGCGGTCTTCATCGCGTTTACGGAGACCCTGTCCCGCTACTCGCCTCGTCGTTTCGTCGAGGAGATCCTGGTCGACCGCCTCCACGTCGAGGAGCTCGTGATCGGGTACGACCACGGCTTCGGGCGCGACCGCTCCGGCAACGCCGACACGCTGCGGGAGATCGGAGCGGACCTCGGCTTCGAGGTCGACGTGGTGCCGCCCGTGGAGGCCGGGAAGGAGGCTGTCTCCTCCACGCGGATTCGCGAGGCTGTCGCAGACGGGCGGATGGAAGAGGCCCGGATGTGCCTGGGAAGGTCGTACTCCATTCGCGGTGTGGTCGTCCGTGGGGACGGGCGGGGAAGGGGGCTGGGCTTCCCGACCGCGAACCTCGAGGTGTCGGCGAGCGAGAAGTTGATTCCGCCGTCGGGGATCTACGCAGTTCGTGGCGTGCTCAAGCAGGGCACCTACGTCGGTGCCTTGCACCTGGGTCCCCGACCGACCTTCATGGGATCTCCTCCCAGCATCGAGCTGCACCTGCTCGACTTCGACGGCGATATCTACGGTGAGGTGGTGAGGGTCGACTTCGTGCAGTACTTGAGGCCGGTGTCGCCGTTCGACAGCGCGGAGGCGCTGATCGAGCAGATGCGGGCGGACGTTGACCTGGCTCGACGCGTGGTAGACGAGGATCCGGGGTTTCCTTAG